The sequence below is a genomic window from Synechococcus sp. PCC 7335.
CGAAGAGCAAAGGCACCAACACGATCTATCACTGGAAACTAGACAAGCCGCATCCTAGCTATCTGATGACGCTAGCGATTGGCGAATTCGATGAGATTGAAGATGAATGGCAAGGCAGACCTGTTCGCTACTTTTTTGAGCAAGGGCGCGAGGTAGAGGCCAAGCTAACGATGGGCAAAACGCCTCAAATGCTAGATGCACTTAGCAGTTGGTTCGGCTACACTTACCCGTTCTCCAAGTACGATCAGGTGTGCGTTAGCGACTTTATCTTTGGTGGTATGGAGAACACCACTACCACGCTGCTAACCGATCGCTGCCTAATCGATCAAAGAGCAGCGATTGACAATCTGCGAGCTGAAACTCTGGTCGCTCACGAACTGGCTCATCAATGGTTTGGTGATTTGATTGTGATTAATCACTGGTCACAGGCATGGGTGAAAGAGGGCGCTGCTACTTATTCAGAAGTACTGTGGATAGAAAAGACCCAAGGACAAGATGAGGCGTTTTATTACCATCTCAATCACGCTCGTGCCTACCTGAGTGAAGATAAGAGTCGCTATCGCCGCCCCCTCGTGACTCATATCTACCGCGAGGCAATTGAGCTGTACGATCGACATATCTACGAGAAAGGATCCTGTGTGTATCACATGATTCGGATGGAGCTAGGGGATGAATTATTCACTAGAGCCATGCGGACACTGTTAGAAGACAATGCGCACAGTACGGTTGAAACAGTTGATCTGCTGCGGGCCATCGATAAGGCCACCGGGCGCAATCTAAGGTTTTTGTTCGATCAATATGTGTATCGGGGAGGTCATCCTGATTATAAGGTTGGCTATAGCTGGGATAGCGATAGTAATCTAGCCAAACTAACCGTCACTCAGACTCAGGTAGAAGATGGCAAGTCGCAGGTACAAGAAGGTCTGTTTGATCTGAAGGTGCCGATTGGATTTGGCTATCTAAAAGCGGGGGCAAAAGACACAAAGCCAGAGCTAAAGATTTTCAAGGTGCGAGTGCACGAACGAGAGCAGGCCCTGTATTTCCCGCTGGAAGCGAAACCCGACTTTGTGAGCTTTGATGTCGGCAATCATCTGCTGAAAACGGTTGAATTGGCTTACCCAATAGCAGAGCTGAAGGCACAGCTGCAGGCTGATCCTGACCCGATCTCTAGACTGTTGGCAGCCGAAGCACTGGCGAAAAAAGGAAGCTTGGAGGCTGTCGCTAGCCTAGAGCAGGCATTGAAGGATGAGCCGTTTTGGGCGGTGCGAGCAGAGGTCGCTGAACAGCTAGGTTCGGTGCAGCTAGCACAAGCAGAAGCGGCGCTGACCAAAGGGTTAAAAGACAAGCATCCAAAAGTGCGACGCGCAGTAGTCACCGCTTTAGGCAAAGTGAAAACAACAGATAGCTACAAGGCATTGAAAAGTGTGGTTGAAAAAGGGGACGAAAGCTATTACGTAGAGGCTAGTGCAGTGCGATCGCTTGGCAAAGTCGGTACGGCAACGCTTGATGGCAAGGACAAAGAAAAGAAGACTTTGAAGCTGCTAGATATGGTTCTAAAAGAGAGAGCCGGGTGGAATGAAGTGGTCAGAAGCGGGGCGATCGCCGGACTTAGCCAGTTCAAAAGCTCTGAGGCAGCGTTAGATCTGTTGCTTCCTTACACTGAGCTAGGTGTTCCACAGCCACTGAGATTAGCGGCCATTCGAGCATTGGGCACGATCTCTACT
It includes:
- a CDS encoding M1 family metallopeptidase, yielding MLHDFTMENIYERLLDQAGRKTFELPGAYPHYNPDRPGQVEHIALDLVFDVPKKSYSGSCSVTIKPVVDGVSSLTMDAVDLNIKSVKVGKIKQSFDYDGQQLKVVLKTPTTADKSFTLTIDYAVENPQRGLYFVGPDQHYPDKPTQIWTQGEDEDSRFWFPCFDYPGQLATSEIRAQVPQKFKVVSNGELVSTKSKGTNTIYHWKLDKPHPSYLMTLAIGEFDEIEDEWQGRPVRYFFEQGREVEAKLTMGKTPQMLDALSSWFGYTYPFSKYDQVCVSDFIFGGMENTTTTLLTDRCLIDQRAAIDNLRAETLVAHELAHQWFGDLIVINHWSQAWVKEGAATYSEVLWIEKTQGQDEAFYYHLNHARAYLSEDKSRYRRPLVTHIYREAIELYDRHIYEKGSCVYHMIRMELGDELFTRAMRTLLEDNAHSTVETVDLLRAIDKATGRNLRFLFDQYVYRGGHPDYKVGYSWDSDSNLAKLTVTQTQVEDGKSQVQEGLFDLKVPIGFGYLKAGAKDTKPELKIFKVRVHEREQALYFPLEAKPDFVSFDVGNHLLKTVELAYPIAELKAQLQADPDPISRLLAAEALAKKGSLEAVASLEQALKDEPFWAVRAEVAEQLGSVQLAQAEAALTKGLKDKHPKVRRAVVTALGKVKTTDSYKALKSVVEKGDESYYVEASAVRSLGKVGTATLDGKDKEKKTLKLLDMVLKERAGWNEVVRSGAIAGLSQFKSSEAALDLLLPYTELGVPQPLRLAAIRALGTISTGQEKIATEKILERLAALAREDFFLTQVATVGALAQMEVSGAVAILRTLADHSPDGRVKRRADEAAQKVQKKIDSDGAIADLRQELDEVKQTNKDLKSRLETLEAKSKN